Proteins from one Ornithobacterium rhinotracheale genomic window:
- a CDS encoding TolC family protein: protein MKKAFLFVFGGLFSLGFAQNQQWSLEQMVDYAKKHNLNLQQNKINTQLIDNRVTAANRQKLPTVSASIGNGLIAGVQGVPITNSNQQYVGKTNGFQLYQNSLSVSANMLLYNHGRLKLNEEKAKLDAQAAQEDLKALENQLTLQILNQYLNVLLQKELVLNFQQKLKLSENQLEQIQKLFNGGAIPLSNVYESKTQLARSKQNVATAEVNVQEALFNLAQLLQLKDTKSFDVLTLNLSENPQQLIDNIDQVIAYAYQNQPRIKNAEIKAQSSLKDIELAKTEFWPSLSASYGIGTNYRAYLNKGIDSDRLFDQWWNNHTHNFGLNLNIPIFNKNLTKLNVENAELQAQIAEKDIEIKKQQLKEEIQKAYFNTSSNYQKFIAVQEAVKSAEISMDFAQKSLEAGKITLYDFNQAAERLFSAKSELLQAKYNYIFSLKVLDFYLDKPITFN from the coding sequence ATGAAAAAAGCATTTCTTTTCGTTTTTGGTGGACTTTTTAGCCTTGGTTTTGCTCAAAATCAGCAATGGTCGCTTGAGCAAATGGTGGATTATGCCAAAAAGCATAATCTAAATCTTCAACAGAATAAAATCAACACACAATTGATCGATAATCGTGTAACCGCTGCCAATCGCCAAAAACTCCCTACCGTGAGTGCCTCGATTGGAAATGGGCTAATTGCAGGGGTGCAAGGTGTGCCGATTACCAACTCCAATCAGCAGTATGTGGGAAAAACCAATGGCTTTCAATTATACCAAAATTCATTGTCGGTTTCTGCCAATATGTTGCTTTACAATCATGGAAGGCTCAAACTAAACGAGGAGAAAGCTAAACTCGACGCACAAGCGGCACAAGAAGATTTAAAAGCACTTGAAAATCAATTAACGCTGCAAATTTTAAATCAATATTTGAATGTTTTATTGCAAAAAGAATTGGTTTTAAACTTTCAACAAAAATTAAAACTTTCTGAAAATCAATTAGAACAAATTCAAAAATTGTTTAACGGAGGGGCGATTCCACTCAGTAATGTCTACGAGTCCAAAACGCAACTGGCGCGTAGCAAGCAAAATGTTGCAACTGCCGAAGTAAATGTGCAAGAAGCTCTATTTAATTTAGCTCAACTTTTACAGCTAAAAGACACCAAAAGCTTTGATGTGCTCACGCTGAATTTAAGCGAAAATCCGCAACAATTGATTGATAATATAGACCAAGTGATTGCATACGCGTATCAAAATCAACCAAGGATTAAAAATGCTGAAATTAAAGCACAAAGCTCCCTGAAAGACATAGAATTAGCCAAAACCGAATTCTGGCCAAGTCTTTCTGCCTCTTATGGTATTGGCACCAATTACCGAGCGTATTTGAACAAAGGCATTGATTCCGATAGGCTTTTTGACCAATGGTGGAATAATCACACACATAATTTTGGGCTAAATCTCAATATTCCGATTTTTAATAAAAACCTCACCAAATTAAATGTCGAAAATGCTGAATTGCAAGCACAAATAGCCGAAAAAGATATTGAGATCAAAAAACAACAACTCAAAGAAGAAATCCAAAAAGCTTATTTCAACACCTCGAGCAATTATCAAAAATTTATTGCCGTGCAAGAGGCCGTAAAATCCGCAGAAATATCCATGGATTTTGCTCAAAAAAGCTTAGAGGCAGGAAAAATCACGCTGTATGATTTCAATCAAGCAGCAGAACGATTATTCAGTGCAAAATCAGAACTTTTACAAGCTAAATACAATTATATTTTCAGCTTAAAAGTTCTTGATTTTTATTTAGACAAACCGATTACATTTAATTAA
- a CDS encoding adenine phosphoribosyltransferase, translated as MTLAQEVASCIRVVEDFPHKGISFKDFSGVFQKPEISEKVIAYFAEQAKGKVDAVCGIESRGFILGLPIALALDIPFIMIRKKGKLPPPTVEASYELEYGAATLEMVDGQLEKGARVLIHDDVLATGGTAAACAELVTKVGAIPAQFNFLIELDFLKGREKIGNTEIVTILKY; from the coding sequence ATGACACTAGCCCAAGAAGTAGCCTCTTGCATAAGAGTAGTAGAAGATTTTCCACACAAAGGGATTTCATTCAAAGATTTCAGTGGAGTTTTCCAAAAACCAGAAATTTCAGAAAAAGTAATTGCTTATTTCGCAGAACAAGCCAAAGGAAAAGTGGATGCCGTCTGTGGTATAGAGAGTCGTGGTTTTATCTTAGGGCTCCCTATTGCACTTGCGCTCGACATTCCCTTTATCATGATTAGAAAAAAAGGAAAATTGCCCCCTCCTACCGTGGAAGCTTCTTACGAACTTGAATACGGAGCAGCTACGCTAGAAATGGTAGACGGGCAATTGGAAAAAGGGGCTCGTGTGCTCATTCACGACGATGTTTTGGCTACTGGAGGCACCGCTGCTGCGTGCGCAGAATTAGTTACCAAAGTGGGAGCAATTCCTGCGCAGTTTAATTTCTTGATTGAATTGGATTTTTTGAAAGGAAGAGAAAAAATTGGCAATACAGAAATCGTTACTATTTTAAAATATTAA
- the tsaB gene encoding tRNA (adenosine(37)-N6)-threonylcarbamoyltransferase complex dimerization subunit type 1 TsaB: MALILNIETSTRNCSVSVARDGELVALCEESKENYEHAEKLHRFMQWTLEAEDLSFENLDAVCVSKGPGSYTGLRIGVSAAKGLCFSLNIPLLSLNSLEILARSVENENADYIIPMIDARRKEVYTATFTPQMQIIEKTNAKILDKTSLQAFNDKKIIVLGDGANKASEILKLENATYLTESLPSAKDMCAESFKLYQNQQFEDVAYFEPFYLKDFVAGK; this comes from the coding sequence ATGGCTTTAATTTTAAATATAGAAACCTCCACCCGCAATTGCTCGGTCTCTGTGGCACGAGATGGCGAGCTGGTGGCACTTTGCGAGGAAAGCAAAGAGAATTATGAACATGCCGAAAAGCTTCACCGTTTTATGCAATGGACTCTAGAGGCAGAAGATTTATCTTTTGAAAATTTAGACGCCGTTTGCGTGAGCAAAGGCCCTGGCAGCTACACAGGATTGCGCATCGGGGTTTCGGCAGCAAAGGGCTTATGTTTTTCATTAAACATTCCGTTGTTGAGTTTAAATTCTCTGGAAATTTTGGCGCGTTCAGTCGAAAATGAAAATGCAGACTACATTATCCCAATGATTGATGCCCGCCGAAAGGAAGTCTACACAGCGACTTTTACCCCACAAATGCAAATTATCGAAAAAACGAATGCTAAAATTTTAGATAAAACGAGTCTCCAAGCCTTTAATGATAAGAAAATCATTGTTTTGGGCGATGGCGCAAACAAAGCCAGTGAAATTTTAAAACTTGAAAATGCCACTTATCTCACCGAAAGTTTGCCATCGGCCAAAGATATGTGTGCAGAATCGTTTAAATTATACCAAAATCAACAATTTGAAGATGTGGCTTATTTTGAGCCTTTTTACCTAAAAGATTTTGTAGCAGGAAAATAA
- a CDS encoding glycoside hydrolase family 13 protein encodes MKKLKPPSKNTKTLKAMLPKAPHTAYDAPPEWAKNAIWYQILVERFYNSDHSNDPKLENIKSAWPGNLDETWRITPWTSDWYANPPHSPDKLLMQQWYDQVQGRRYGGDIQGIIDKLDYLEDLGINALYLNPINDSPSLHKYDARYYHHVDIHFGPDPEGDKAIIAQEDPADPSTWQWTSADLLFLELVEKVHARNMHIIIDFSWNHTGNEFWAWQDLVKNKNKSPYKTWYNISEFDNDQEGTELTYQGWSGVKEMPEFRKIQYSEKVSGFPYEGDLDEGLKSHILKVAQRWLAPDGDPSKGVDGYRLDVADQIGMNFWRKFRQRLRHVKPDALLVGEIWWETWPDKMMNPRPYLKGDIFDSIMFYQGFRFARAFFGHNEQYAGALDMAEHLKLSVHGMKRQTIDCLMMMSASHDTPRLLTSFFNKGKYKHLAKPMDDIFYKTQKPDEETYLRVKNFLVFQFTMPGAPQIWAGDEMGMWGADDPDCRKPLWWKEFNFEPETANPFEEAESIYNEVRFNDELHAFYKKIIALRRKHEVLNKGTTRFLYTDQDLLIVQRKRGNERYLIAFNNHTDTIDLEFIPLQLKGYDIWNECPVERIMSLPPLSFTIIKK; translated from the coding sequence TTGAAAAAATTAAAACCGCCATCGAAAAATACCAAAACCCTTAAAGCTATGCTCCCCAAAGCGCCACATACCGCCTATGATGCCCCCCCAGAATGGGCCAAAAACGCCATTTGGTATCAGATTCTTGTGGAGCGATTTTATAATTCAGATCACAGCAACGACCCTAAGCTTGAAAATATCAAAAGTGCGTGGCCAGGTAATTTAGATGAAACTTGGCGCATCACGCCATGGACTAGCGATTGGTATGCCAATCCGCCGCATTCGCCCGACAAACTATTGATGCAACAGTGGTATGACCAAGTGCAAGGCAGAAGATATGGAGGAGATATTCAAGGGATTATTGATAAATTAGATTATTTAGAAGACTTGGGCATCAATGCTCTATACTTAAATCCCATCAATGATTCGCCATCATTGCACAAATACGACGCGAGATATTATCATCATGTAGACATTCATTTTGGTCCCGACCCTGAAGGCGACAAAGCAATTATCGCTCAAGAAGATCCTGCCGACCCAAGCACTTGGCAGTGGACAAGTGCCGATTTACTTTTCCTAGAATTGGTAGAAAAAGTGCACGCCCGCAATATGCATATCATCATTGATTTTTCTTGGAATCATACAGGAAATGAATTTTGGGCATGGCAAGATTTAGTTAAAAATAAAAATAAATCTCCTTACAAAACTTGGTACAACATTTCTGAGTTTGATAATGACCAAGAAGGTACCGAACTCACCTACCAGGGCTGGTCTGGCGTAAAAGAAATGCCCGAATTCAGAAAAATTCAATATTCTGAAAAAGTGAGTGGGTTCCCCTACGAAGGAGATTTGGACGAAGGTTTAAAATCGCATATTTTAAAAGTGGCTCAACGCTGGCTAGCACCAGACGGAGATCCGAGCAAAGGCGTAGACGGCTACCGACTTGATGTTGCCGACCAAATTGGAATGAATTTCTGGCGAAAATTTCGGCAACGCTTGCGCCATGTAAAGCCTGATGCGCTGCTGGTAGGCGAAATCTGGTGGGAAACTTGGCCCGATAAGATGATGAACCCGCGCCCTTATCTTAAAGGCGATATCTTTGATTCCATTATGTTTTACCAAGGATTCCGCTTTGCACGCGCGTTCTTTGGACATAATGAGCAATATGCTGGCGCTCTGGATATGGCGGAACACCTGAAACTATCAGTCCACGGAATGAAGCGCCAAACCATTGATTGCCTAATGATGATGAGCGCCTCGCACGATACGCCACGCCTGCTCACCTCCTTTTTTAATAAAGGAAAATATAAGCACCTCGCCAAGCCAATGGACGATATTTTCTACAAAACCCAAAAACCTGATGAGGAAACTTATCTAAGGGTGAAGAACTTCCTTGTATTTCAATTTACAATGCCTGGTGCGCCACAAATTTGGGCAGGCGACGAAATGGGTATGTGGGGAGCAGATGACCCCGATTGTAGAAAGCCCCTCTGGTGGAAAGAATTTAACTTTGAACCTGAAACGGCAAATCCGTTTGAGGAAGCTGAATCCATTTATAACGAAGTGCGCTTTAATGATGAATTACACGCTTTTTACAAAAAAATCATTGCGCTGAGAAGAAAACACGAAGTTTTAAACAAAGGTACCACTCGTTTTCTATACACCGATCAAGATTTATTAATTGTTCAAAGAAAACGAGGTAATGAGCGATACCTCATCGCTTTTAACAACCATACCGATACCATCGATTTAGAATTCATACCACTACAATTAAAAGGATACGACATTTGGAATGAATGCCCCGTTGAGCGTATTATGAGCCTTCCCCCACTGAGTTTTACTATTATAAAAAAATGA
- a CDS encoding M48 family metallopeptidase, giving the protein MKSNKFSFRIIIAIGIALFFLFRYYSNSSVNEITGEKQHINISPEQEIRLGLDGRDYMIRESGGLLQDARTQEFIKQLGHKIVNNSAAHKTPYQFNFHVLADPNTVNAFALPGGQIFITIGLLKRLKNEGQIAGVLGHEIGHVVARHSAEQMAKQQLSQGLAGAAGVASGDANSAQYAQMIAHMINLKYGRGDELEADDLGVRFMLEAGYNPYELIEVMKVLEEASGGNRQPEFTSTHPSPANRIEKIKTAIEKYQNP; this is encoded by the coding sequence ATGAAATCAAATAAATTCTCTTTTCGGATTATTATTGCCATCGGGATTGCTTTATTTTTCCTATTTCGCTACTACTCCAATAGCTCGGTAAATGAAATCACAGGAGAAAAGCAGCACATAAACATCAGCCCTGAGCAAGAAATTCGTTTGGGACTGGATGGGCGCGATTATATGATTAGAGAATCTGGTGGCTTGCTACAAGATGCTAGAACGCAAGAATTTATTAAACAACTCGGGCATAAAATCGTAAATAACAGTGCTGCACACAAAACGCCATATCAATTTAATTTCCATGTACTTGCAGACCCTAATACGGTAAATGCCTTTGCTCTACCTGGCGGACAAATTTTTATCACCATAGGTTTGCTTAAAAGATTAAAAAACGAAGGGCAAATAGCGGGTGTTTTAGGGCACGAAATTGGACATGTGGTAGCAAGACACAGTGCAGAACAAATGGCAAAACAACAGCTCTCCCAAGGGCTAGCGGGCGCCGCAGGCGTGGCCAGTGGAGATGCAAACTCGGCTCAATATGCGCAAATGATTGCCCATATGATTAATCTAAAATATGGGCGCGGCGATGAGCTAGAAGCCGATGATTTGGGCGTGAGATTTATGCTAGAAGCAGGCTATAACCCTTATGAACTCATTGAAGTAATGAAAGTCTTAGAAGAGGCCTCAGGCGGAAACCGTCAGCCAGAATTTACTAGCACCCACCCAAGCCCTGCCAACCGAATTGAAAAAATTAAAACCGCCATCGAAAAATACCAAAACCCTTAA
- a CDS encoding ABC transporter ATP-binding protein, with product MKAFKRVLRYIRPYKLDLFLTVLFNILYSLFAIFSVSSLFPILKILFDNVEKNAAKIVEPEGVSQFSFQHAQYLLNKYIAEQMQLHGELTVLAWICLVTITLFLLRNLFRYLAQCYVIYLKSGISKDIRNDLYAKIVKLPVAFFTDQRKGDLMSRVSSDVDNIQHYSLNPLIEIFRAPFMIIASLVMLIYLNAGLTLVAFIVLPLMGSVISLISKSLKKSTHESQNLLGKLISNVEETIAANKIIKIFSAENILKNRFFALNNLWRKIFNKVERRYELSSPMSEVLGSVTMIILVFYGGKVIIEGGDLTGEAFLTFIGIFFQMLDPAKSLSKAVTDVSRGNASAERVFEILDAEIVVEDQPNAVKIEHFDREIEFRNVGFSYEKDTPIIKNFNLTIKKGMSVALVGQSGSGKSTIANLLARFYDPQEGEIFVDGVSIKDLNLKDFRKLMGMVTQDSILFNDTVYNNIALGKENATPEEVHHAAEVANAKEFIEKLPLKYDENIGEGGSKLSGGQKQRLSIARAVLKNPPIMILDEATSALDTHSERLVQQALDYMMQNTTSLMIAHRLSTIQNADLIVVMENGEIKEQGKHEELMAKDGMYAQLIKMQNFDNL from the coding sequence ATGAAAGCATTTAAAAGAGTTTTAAGATACATCAGGCCCTACAAGTTAGATTTATTTCTCACAGTTTTATTTAATATATTATATTCCCTTTTTGCTATATTTTCAGTTTCTTCTTTATTTCCGATACTTAAGATTTTGTTTGACAATGTAGAGAAGAATGCTGCAAAAATCGTTGAGCCCGAGGGGGTAAGTCAATTCAGTTTTCAGCACGCTCAGTATCTTTTAAATAAATACATTGCAGAACAAATGCAGCTTCATGGTGAGTTAACGGTTTTAGCATGGATTTGTTTAGTCACAATAACTTTATTTTTGCTTAGAAATCTCTTTAGATACTTGGCGCAGTGCTATGTAATTTATTTAAAGTCAGGGATTTCAAAAGATATAAGAAACGATTTATATGCAAAAATTGTAAAACTTCCTGTCGCTTTTTTTACCGATCAGCGCAAAGGCGATTTGATGAGCCGTGTTTCTAGCGATGTAGATAATATTCAGCATTATAGTTTAAATCCACTGATTGAAATTTTTAGAGCTCCTTTCATGATTATAGCATCGCTGGTTATGTTGATTTATTTAAATGCTGGCTTAACACTCGTAGCATTCATTGTGTTGCCATTGATGGGAAGTGTTATTTCGCTGATATCTAAGAGTTTAAAGAAGTCGACGCACGAATCACAGAATTTACTAGGAAAATTAATTTCTAATGTAGAAGAAACTATAGCAGCCAATAAGATTATAAAAATTTTTAGTGCTGAAAATATATTAAAAAATCGTTTTTTTGCATTGAACAATTTATGGCGTAAAATTTTTAATAAAGTGGAAAGACGCTATGAGCTCTCTTCTCCTATGAGCGAAGTCTTGGGTTCGGTGACAATGATAATTCTAGTCTTTTACGGAGGGAAAGTTATTATTGAAGGAGGGGATTTAACAGGAGAGGCATTTTTAACCTTCATTGGTATTTTTTTTCAAATGCTTGATCCTGCTAAAAGTTTATCCAAAGCAGTGACTGATGTGTCCCGTGGAAATGCCTCAGCAGAGCGTGTTTTTGAAATTTTAGATGCAGAGATAGTTGTAGAGGATCAACCAAACGCAGTGAAAATTGAACATTTCGATCGCGAGATTGAATTTAGAAATGTAGGCTTTAGTTATGAAAAAGATACTCCAATTATCAAAAACTTTAATTTAACAATTAAGAAAGGAATGAGCGTGGCACTCGTGGGGCAATCTGGAAGTGGGAAATCTACAATTGCCAATTTGCTCGCAAGATTTTACGATCCGCAAGAAGGTGAAATTTTTGTCGATGGTGTGTCTATTAAAGATTTAAATTTAAAAGATTTTAGAAAACTCATGGGCATGGTAACGCAGGATTCCATTTTGTTTAACGATACAGTGTACAATAACATCGCTCTCGGAAAAGAAAATGCCACTCCAGAGGAAGTGCATCATGCAGCAGAAGTGGCCAATGCAAAGGAGTTTATCGAGAAATTACCTTTAAAATACGATGAGAACATCGGAGAAGGAGGAAGCAAACTTTCGGGCGGACAAAAGCAGCGTCTTTCCATTGCGCGTGCCGTGCTGAAAAACCCGCCAATTATGATTTTGGATGAAGCAACTTCGGCTCTCGATACGCATTCAGAGCGATTGGTGCAACAAGCGCTCGATTATATGATGCAGAACACGACTTCTTTGATGATTGCACACCGACTTTCAACTATTCAAAATGCGGATTTAATCGTGGTGATGGAGAACGGAGAAATCAAGGAGCAAGGCAAGCACGAAGAATTAATGGCTAAAGACGGAATGTATGCTCAATTGATTAAAATGCAGAATTTTGATAATCTTTAA
- a CDS encoding cation diffusion facilitator family transporter, which produces MQNHNLHKAKSALFLGILGNSFLFFVKLLSGIFGNSFALVADAIESLTDVISSTLLFFGFNYAHKPPDKDHPYGHGRAEPLMTFVVVISLVISALIIAKESIINICTPHELPKSFTLYVLAGIIISKELFYRYSARAGEESESTSVKADAWHHRADALTSFAAFIGISFALIMGKGYEAADDWAALVACGIILFNAYSIFRPALGEIMDEHRYDDFVSEIRNTTKNVPGVYATEKCFVRKQGTQYIIDIHLIVDGEITVRQGHDIAHQVKKTLIEKYPKIIEVMTHVEPLKNRFKDYQNSAF; this is translated from the coding sequence TTGCAAAATCATAATCTACATAAAGCCAAAAGCGCACTATTTTTAGGAATTCTGGGTAATTCGTTTTTATTTTTCGTCAAATTATTAAGCGGAATTTTCGGAAACTCTTTCGCGCTCGTGGCGGATGCTATTGAGTCCTTAACCGATGTAATTTCTTCTACGCTTTTGTTTTTTGGATTTAATTATGCTCATAAGCCGCCCGACAAAGACCATCCTTACGGACACGGTCGCGCCGAACCTTTAATGACGTTTGTAGTGGTGATTTCTCTTGTGATTTCTGCTTTGATTATTGCCAAAGAAAGCATTATAAATATCTGTACCCCCCACGAATTGCCAAAAAGCTTTACGTTATATGTCTTGGCTGGTATTATTATTTCTAAAGAATTATTTTATCGATACTCGGCGCGTGCAGGCGAAGAGAGTGAAAGCACTTCTGTAAAAGCAGATGCATGGCACCATCGCGCCGATGCGCTCACCTCCTTCGCGGCTTTTATCGGAATCAGTTTTGCCTTAATTATGGGGAAAGGTTATGAGGCTGCCGACGACTGGGCCGCTTTGGTAGCTTGTGGTATTATACTATTTAACGCGTATAGCATTTTCCGTCCTGCGCTAGGCGAAATCATGGATGAACACCGATACGACGATTTTGTGTCTGAAATTAGAAACACAACAAAAAATGTCCCAGGAGTCTACGCTACCGAAAAGTGTTTTGTGCGCAAACAAGGCACACAATACATAATAGATATACATTTAATTGTAGATGGTGAAATTACCGTGCGCCAAGGACATGACATTGCACACCAAGTCAAGAAAACTTTAATTGAAAAATATCCTAAAATCATCGAAGTGATGACGCATGTGGAACCTTTAAAAAATCGCTTTAAAGATTATCAAAATTCTGCATTTTAA
- a CDS encoding DUF423 domain-containing protein — protein sequence MKQITLIVGAAYGMASIILGAFGAHAFKKILSVEKLMSFEVGVRYMMYHALLLLILGFYLNFKTSIENYAALLIMIGCFFFSVSIYFLAFSEKISVPTSVLGPITPIGGMLIILGWGLLLWHLIKTKF from the coding sequence ATGAAACAAATTACACTTATCGTAGGAGCCGCTTATGGCATGGCTTCCATCATATTAGGAGCCTTTGGGGCACATGCATTCAAGAAAATTCTTTCGGTTGAAAAACTAATGAGTTTTGAAGTCGGGGTGCGCTACATGATGTATCATGCTTTATTGCTTTTAATTTTAGGTTTTTACTTAAATTTTAAAACAAGTATAGAAAACTACGCGGCACTTTTAATTATGATTGGTTGCTTTTTCTTCTCGGTAAGTATTTATTTTTTAGCATTTTCGGAGAAAATTTCGGTTCCTACCAGTGTTCTCGGACCTATCACACCCATTGGCGGCATGTTGATAATTTTGGGCTGGGGGCTGCTGCTGTGGCATTTGATTAAAACTAAATTTTAA